A genomic region of Arachis stenosperma cultivar V10309 chromosome 9, arast.V10309.gnm1.PFL2, whole genome shotgun sequence contains the following coding sequences:
- the LOC130951125 gene encoding exocyst complex component EXO70A1-like, protein MGIAVGGADLLSEKASMMRESLQKSQTITDNVVTILGSFDHRLSALETAMRPTQIRTHSIRKAHENIDKTLKAAEGILAHFDQYRQAEAKILNGPHEDLENYLDAIEKLRSNIQFFGSKKGFKSSDGIIFHASNLLAKAISKLEDEFKQLLSSYSKPVEPERLFDCLPNSMRPSSGSPSQEGDPMGKNPSSNHHSESHNNNNADAVVYTPPALIPPRILPLLHELAQQMIEAGHRQQLLKIYRDSRSNVLEESLQKLGVEKLNKDDVQKLQWEILEAKIGNWIHFMRIAVKLLFAGERKVCDQIFEGFDSLSEQCFAEVTTNSVTMLLSFGEAIAKSKRSPEKLFVLLDMYEIMQELHSEIETLFKGKACTEIREAAMSLTKRLAQTAQETFGDFEEAVEKDATKTAVTDGTVHPLTSYVINYVKFLFDYRSTLKQLFQEFEGGDDSSQLASVTMRIMQALQTNLDGKSKQYRDPALTHLFLMNNIHYIVRSVRRSEAKDLLGDDWVQRHRRIVQQHANQYKRNAWAKILQCLSIQGLTSSGGGSSTAGGDGPAGSSSGASRALVKDRFKTFNVMFEELHQKQSQWTVPDTELRESLRLAVAEVLLPAYRSFVKRFGPLVESGKTPQKYIKYTAEDLDRMLGEFFEGKNMNETKR, encoded by the exons ATGGGAATTGCAGTGGGAGGAGCTGATTTGCTGAGTGAGAAAGCATCCATGATGAGGGAGTCTCTGCAAAAGAGCCAGACCATCACTGACAACGTTGTTACCATCCTAGGTTCCTTTGATCACCGCCTCTCCGCCCTTGAAACCGCCATGCGCCCCACTCAG ATTAGGACTCATTCTATTAGGAAAGCTCATGAGAATATTGATAAAACTTTGAAGGCTGCTGAAGGGATTTTGGCTCACTTTGATCAATACCGCCAG GCAGAGGCAAAAATACTTAATGGGCCACATGAAGATTTGGAAAACTATCTTGATGCAATTGAAAAACTGAGAAGCAACATCCAGTTTTTTGGCAGTAAAAAAGGTTTTAAGAGTAGTGATGGTATTATCTTCCACGCCAGTAATTTGCTAGCTAAAGCCATTTCTAAGCTTGAAGATGAGTTTAAGCAGCTATTGTCATCTTACAG CAAACCTGTGGAACCTGAGCGCCTCTTCGATTGCCTTCCAAACTCTATGAGACCGTCATCAGGATCACCTAGCCAGGAGGGTGATCCTATGGGAAAGAACCCGTCTTCTAATCATCATTCCGAGTCgcacaacaacaataatgctgATGCTGTTGTATACACACCTCCTGCTCTTATACCACCAAGAATTTTGCCACTTCTACATGAATTAGCGCAGCAAATGATTGAAGCTGGACACCGGCAACAGTTGCTCAAAATATACAG AGATTCCCGTTCTAATGTGTTGGAAGAAAGCCTCCAAAAGCTTGGGGTTGAGAAACTAAACAAAGATGACGTTCAAAAGCTGCAATGGGAGATTTTGGAAGCCAAAATTGGAAACTGGATCCATTTCATGCGTATAGCA GTCAAATTGTTGTTTGCTGGAGAGAGGAAGGTTTGTGATCAGATATTTGAAGGCTTTGATTCACTTAGTGAACAGTGTTTTGCTGAAGTGACTACAAACAGTGTCACTATGCTACTTAGTTTTGGAGAAGCGATTGCCAAAAGCAAAAGATCCCCAGAAAAGTTATTTGTTCTTTTGGACATGTATGAAATTATGCAAGAGCTTCATTCAGAG ATTGAAACACTTTTCAAAGGCAAAGCTTGCACTGAAATAAGAGAGGCTGCAATGAGTTTGACGAAACGACTTGCACAAACAGCCCAAGAGACATTTGGAGATTTTGAAGAAGCTGTTGAGAAAGATGCTACAAAGACTGCAGTGACAGATGGAACTGTTCATCCTTTGACAAGCTATGTAATTAACTACGTCAAGTTTTTATTTGA CTACCGATCCACCTTGAAGCAACTTTTCCAAGAATTTGAAGGGGGAGATGACTCTTCGCAATTAGCATCTGTAACAATGCGAATAATGCAAGCTTTGCAAACTAATTTAGATGGGAAATCAAAGCAGTACAGGGATCCTGCATTGACACATCTTTTTCTCATGAACAATATTCATTATATTGTCAGATCGGTTCGTAG GTCCGAAGCTAAGGATTTGCTGGGAGATGATTGGGTACAACGACATAGGAGGATTGTTCAGCAGCATGCAAATCAATACAAAAGAAATGCTTGGGCAAAG ATTCTCCAATGCCTATCTATTCAGGGCCTTACCTCATCAGGAGGCGGTAGTAGTACTGCCGGTGGTGACGGTCCTGCCGGAAGTAGTAGCGGTGCTTCAAGGGCACTCGTTAAGGACAG GTTCAAGACGTTTAACGTTATGTTCGAGGAACTCCATCAGAAACAATCTCAATGGACAGTTCCTGACACCGAGTTGCGCGAGTCTCTTAGGCTTGCAGTTGCCGAAGTCTTGTTACCCGCCTATAGATCATTTGTGAAACGATTCGG GCCTCTAGTGGAAAGTGGAAAGACTCCTCAGAAGTACATCAAATACACGGCCGAAGATCTAGACCGAATGTTGGGCGAATTTTTCGAAGGGAAGAACATGAACGAAACGAAGCGGTAA